In Gimesia benthica, a single window of DNA contains:
- a CDS encoding sulfatase: MRLIVSLFLLSFILSPVATDPSLRAAEQPNIIILLADDLGYGELGCQGNPQIPTPHIDSLAQEGIRFTQAYVTAPNCSPSRAGLLTGKIPTRFGYEFNPIGARNEDPGTGLPPAEQTLAELLHDQGYTTGLIGKWHLGGAADYHPYRHGFDEFFGFMHEGHYFVPPPYQGVTTMLRRKTLPGGSKGRWIGEQLIYSTHLGYDEPDYDANNPIIRGGQPVVETEYLTDAFTREALSFIDRHQDKPFFLYLAYNAVHSPLQGKQADMQRFQNIDDVHRRIFAAMLSSLDQSVGQILKQVRNAKLDRNTLIVFLSDNGGPTRELTSSNLPLRGEKGSMYEGGLRVPFLMRWTDKLPAGQTYSQPVSSMDLFSTSAALSGAPLPDDLDGENLMPYLLKEKDGTPHHELFWRQGKRAALRLGDWKIVKMRGKSDIKDWELYHITEDLSEQTNLASEQQDKLQELLTRWNELNSQMKPALF; this comes from the coding sequence ATGCGTTTGATCGTCTCCCTGTTTCTACTCAGTTTCATCCTGTCCCCCGTGGCAACAGATCCCTCTCTGCGGGCAGCAGAACAGCCCAACATCATCATCCTACTCGCCGATGACCTGGGTTACGGAGAACTGGGCTGCCAGGGAAATCCGCAAATCCCCACGCCACATATCGACTCACTCGCCCAGGAGGGCATTCGTTTTACACAGGCTTATGTCACCGCGCCTAACTGCAGTCCGTCACGGGCGGGACTGTTGACGGGCAAGATCCCGACTCGCTTCGGTTATGAATTCAATCCCATCGGTGCCCGCAATGAAGATCCGGGTACGGGGCTGCCGCCCGCAGAACAGACGCTGGCCGAACTTCTGCACGATCAGGGTTACACGACCGGCCTGATCGGAAAATGGCATCTGGGGGGCGCTGCCGACTATCATCCCTACCGCCATGGATTCGACGAATTCTTCGGCTTCATGCACGAAGGGCATTACTTCGTCCCGCCGCCGTATCAGGGGGTGACAACCATGCTGCGTCGCAAGACACTTCCCGGTGGAAGCAAGGGGCGCTGGATTGGCGAACAGCTGATTTACTCAACGCATCTGGGATACGATGAACCCGACTATGACGCCAACAACCCCATCATTCGCGGCGGACAACCGGTTGTGGAAACGGAATACCTGACCGATGCGTTCACACGGGAAGCGCTCAGCTTTATCGATCGCCACCAGGACAAACCCTTTTTTCTCTACCTGGCGTATAACGCAGTTCACAGCCCCCTGCAGGGGAAACAGGCGGACATGCAGCGTTTTCAAAACATTGACGATGTGCACCGACGCATTTTTGCCGCCATGCTTTCTTCCCTGGATCAAAGTGTCGGTCAGATTCTGAAGCAGGTCCGAAATGCCAAACTGGATCGCAACACGTTGATTGTCTTTCTAAGTGACAACGGCGGCCCGACGCGCGAACTCACGTCCAGTAATCTTCCTCTGCGTGGCGAGAAGGGATCCATGTACGAAGGAGGGCTGCGGGTTCCCTTTCTGATGCGCTGGACAGATAAGTTACCTGCAGGCCAAACCTATTCGCAGCCAGTCAGCAGCATGGATCTTTTCAGCACGTCGGCAGCTCTCTCCGGTGCACCGCTGCCGGACGATCTGGATGGTGAAAACCTGATGCCGTACCTGTTGAAAGAAAAAGACGGTACGCCGCATCACGAGCTTTTCTGGCGTCAGGGCAAACGAGCTGCACTCCGACTGGGGGACTGGAAAATTGTCAAAATGCGGGGCAAATCCGACATCAAAGACTGGGAGTTGTACCACATCACAGAGGATCTGTCGGAACAGACCAATCTCGCCAGCGAGCAGCAGGACAAACTGCAGGAACTGCTCACCCGCTGGAACGAACTTAATTCGCAGATGAAGCCGGCTCTGTTTTAA
- a CDS encoding deoxyribonuclease IV gives MPLLGAHQSIAGGYYKAVDLAAEFEMDCVQIFTKNNNQWRAKPLTDKDVTLFQEHLESTGVSRPCSHMSYLINLASPKDELWNKSIDAVVVELERAEALGLEGAVMHPGSFVTSSEEEGLDRIVAAIDQIHEKTDGFQTQIWLETTAGQGSNLGHRFEQLAYLLEQVKEGERLGICVDTCHIFAAGYPLIEADEYQSTMQELDNVIGYARVRAFHLNDSKCEFGSRKDRHENIGKGFLGLEPFRHLLNDPNFQDRPMYLETPKDEEDGVPLDQINMQTLRGLCED, from the coding sequence ATGCCATTACTGGGAGCACATCAGTCGATTGCTGGTGGATATTATAAAGCCGTGGATCTGGCTGCTGAATTTGAAATGGACTGCGTGCAGATCTTCACCAAGAACAACAACCAGTGGCGGGCCAAGCCTCTGACGGATAAAGACGTGACTCTGTTCCAGGAGCATCTGGAGTCAACGGGCGTGAGCCGTCCCTGTTCGCATATGAGCTACCTGATTAATCTCGCCAGTCCCAAAGATGAACTCTGGAACAAATCGATCGATGCCGTCGTTGTGGAACTGGAACGAGCGGAAGCCCTCGGACTGGAAGGGGCCGTGATGCATCCCGGTAGTTTTGTGACCTCCAGCGAAGAAGAGGGACTGGATCGGATCGTGGCTGCCATCGATCAGATTCACGAGAAGACCGATGGCTTCCAGACCCAGATCTGGCTGGAGACCACAGCCGGCCAGGGATCAAATCTGGGACATCGCTTCGAACAACTGGCGTATCTGCTGGAACAGGTCAAGGAAGGGGAGAGGCTGGGGATCTGTGTTGATACCTGTCATATCTTTGCTGCCGGCTATCCTCTGATCGAAGCAGACGAATACCAGTCAACCATGCAGGAACTGGATAATGTGATCGGTTACGCTCGCGTGCGGGCCTTCCATCTGAATGACAGTAAGTGTGAGTTCGGCAGTCGTAAAGACCGTCATGAAAACATCGGTAAGGGCTTCCTCGGACTGGAACCGTTTCGGCATCTGCTCAACGATCCAAATTTCCAGGACCGTCCGATGTATCTGGAAACTCCTAAGGATGAGGAAGACGGCGTACCTCTGGATCAGATTAACATGCAGACCCTGCGTGGGTTATGCGAAGACTGA
- a CDS encoding PilZ domain-containing protein: MEETPWSRPSMEDLKHVLASFGNQDAVNVRDVDRLELSVPAEIKTSRGNTISAMTREISRQGLGLLHKGMINPGEVTVKLASETREFEYRVKIMWCTPCDNGMFISGGEFLTKPEN; this comes from the coding sequence ATGGAAGAAACGCCATGGAGCCGTCCTTCAATGGAGGACCTGAAACACGTACTGGCCAGCTTCGGTAATCAGGATGCCGTCAATGTCCGTGACGTGGATCGCCTGGAACTCTCCGTGCCTGCAGAGATCAAAACCTCTCGGGGGAATACTATTTCAGCCATGACTCGCGAAATCAGCCGCCAGGGACTCGGACTGCTGCACAAAGGGATGATCAATCCGGGCGAAGTCACCGTCAAACTGGCCAGCGAGACGCGTGAATTTGAATACCGCGTCAAGATCATGTGGTGCACGCCCTGCGATAACGGTATGTTCATCAGCGGTGGTGAGTTTCTCACCAAACCGGAAAACTAA
- a CDS encoding efflux RND transporter permease subunit, whose protein sequence is MISSFYQKYSRYLIWGVFCTLPILAFMAELLPSNNDIETWLPKDSDVRIVYDRFKAEFGAEEVILVAVEKGLDQPALIEGTAGRIETLDSVRECWTPDRLKNILNEFQVEPAEINRRLDGLLMNKQHNMAGILVLLSDEGIKDRAGTVAGIREKLEYNQLTGREVKLAGAPVVIAELDRLGSQKTNKKFFIITLLISLCLLYYSFREWKKTLATLGLTIWAINLTTALIYLGGGEMNFILGALSVMVLVFTLAISIHVHHYVASCIDQPDPLSAALKIAWKPCFLATLTTTIGLYSLTISEIGPVTQFGYAASLGTFVSLITGLGLTPAVLTIWPIDPKTIHAAESRWNFQKCANWLIDHSGRVSLATIVLVMITGVGLFSLKTKIDPLDFLPAEGRVIQDVRSVQENLTELDSVEAIVDFGDDDKPFIEKVERVRELEKVIQQHPAVRHTMSLASFFPNQFPESPFETARLLSKAQSKHGENDFVSDGERLWRISARISSDAELPQDQIYDELSAMINDPQVVLTGVAPLLRRAQNQIFTGFWESFSMAFVIITIVMIVSLRSIKAGLVAMVPNLTPICIVFGILGWYQIPIDIGIMMTASIALGIAVDGTFHFLVRYQEQFRLSRNSAQASRDSLLMTGEPIFTAAVITGAGMLALTLSNFVPTARFGYMMTSLLVAALVGDLILLPCLLALRPRNVDQLDGSDHKDSGAETDESRPRSPHFLKQSQQGAKDQSDKAVA, encoded by the coding sequence ATGATCTCATCTTTCTATCAAAAATACAGTCGTTACCTGATCTGGGGTGTGTTCTGCACGCTGCCGATTCTGGCCTTCATGGCAGAGCTGCTGCCTTCCAACAATGATATCGAAACCTGGTTGCCCAAGGATTCGGATGTTCGCATTGTTTACGATCGCTTCAAGGCGGAGTTCGGTGCGGAAGAGGTCATTCTGGTGGCGGTGGAGAAGGGGCTGGATCAGCCGGCACTGATCGAAGGCACCGCAGGGCGGATCGAAACCCTGGATTCCGTCAGAGAGTGCTGGACCCCCGATCGACTGAAAAATATTCTGAATGAATTCCAGGTAGAACCAGCAGAGATCAACCGTCGTCTGGACGGCCTGTTGATGAACAAGCAGCATAACATGGCCGGGATCCTGGTATTACTCTCAGACGAGGGGATTAAAGACCGGGCTGGAACGGTCGCCGGGATTCGTGAAAAGCTGGAGTACAACCAGTTAACCGGACGTGAGGTCAAGCTGGCGGGAGCGCCGGTGGTGATTGCAGAACTGGATCGCCTGGGCAGTCAGAAAACCAATAAAAAGTTTTTCATCATCACGCTGCTGATCAGTCTGTGTCTCCTGTATTACTCCTTCCGCGAATGGAAGAAAACACTGGCCACACTGGGTCTGACGATCTGGGCCATCAACCTGACCACCGCTCTGATCTACCTGGGCGGCGGTGAGATGAACTTCATTCTTGGTGCCCTGTCGGTGATGGTGCTGGTATTCACACTCGCCATTTCGATTCACGTGCATCACTATGTCGCCAGCTGTATCGATCAACCCGATCCCCTGTCTGCTGCACTCAAAATCGCCTGGAAACCCTGTTTTCTGGCAACCCTGACAACCACGATCGGCCTGTACTCGTTGACGATCAGCGAAATCGGACCAGTCACCCAGTTCGGCTATGCCGCCTCACTGGGGACGTTCGTCTCCCTGATTACCGGACTCGGGCTCACACCGGCGGTGTTGACCATCTGGCCCATCGATCCGAAAACCATCCACGCAGCGGAATCCCGTTGGAACTTCCAGAAATGTGCCAACTGGTTGATCGATCATTCTGGACGAGTGTCGCTGGCGACAATCGTATTGGTGATGATTACCGGCGTAGGGTTGTTCAGTCTTAAGACGAAAATTGATCCACTCGATTTTCTGCCCGCGGAAGGACGAGTGATTCAGGATGTGAGATCCGTTCAGGAGAATCTGACCGAACTCGATTCTGTCGAAGCGATTGTTGATTTTGGCGATGACGACAAGCCGTTTATCGAAAAAGTAGAGCGAGTTCGCGAGCTGGAAAAAGTAATCCAGCAGCATCCTGCTGTCAGGCACACCATGTCGCTGGCGAGCTTCTTCCCGAATCAGTTTCCCGAAAGTCCGTTCGAAACAGCCCGGCTGTTGTCAAAGGCACAGTCGAAGCACGGAGAGAATGACTTCGTTTCAGATGGAGAACGGCTGTGGCGGATTTCTGCTCGCATCAGCAGCGATGCAGAACTGCCTCAGGATCAGATTTACGACGAACTGTCGGCGATGATCAATGATCCACAGGTCGTTTTGACCGGAGTGGCTCCGTTGTTGAGACGGGCTCAGAACCAGATCTTTACCGGCTTCTGGGAAAGCTTTTCGATGGCGTTTGTGATCATTACGATTGTGATGATTGTCTCGCTGCGTTCCATCAAAGCGGGACTGGTAGCCATGGTTCCCAACCTGACGCCGATCTGCATCGTGTTCGGTATCCTGGGCTGGTACCAGATTCCGATCGACATCGGGATCATGATGACTGCCAGTATTGCGCTGGGTATCGCCGTCGACGGGACGTTCCACTTCCTGGTGCGATACCAGGAGCAGTTCCGTCTTTCCCGTAATTCGGCTCAGGCTTCCCGCGATTCCCTGCTGATGACCGGTGAACCGATCTTTACGGCTGCGGTGATTACCGGGGCCGGTATGCTGGCGTTAACGCTCAGCAACTTCGTGCCGACCGCGCGGTTTGGCTATATGATGACTTCACTGCTGGTGGCAGCACTGGTGGGAGATTTGATCCTGCTGCCCTGTCTGCTGGCCCTGCGACCACGGAATGTCGATCAGCTGGATGGATCTGATCACAAAGACAGTGGTGCCGAGACTGATGAGTCCCGGCCACGGAGTCCGCATTTTCTCAAGCAGTCGCAGCAGGGAGCGAAAGATCAGTCAGACAAAGCAGTTGCATAG
- a CDS encoding SDR family oxidoreductase produces the protein MGYHLITGATGLLGRYLIRDLSMAGVPLAVLVRPTRRMTAEQRIDMIMGFWDDQLGRELPRPVVLEGNINEENLGLSEENLKWATENVDRMIHSAASLSFYSTSHESEPWRSNVGGVKNVLEFCKTADIKKFDHVSTAYVCGLRTGRIMESDVDVGQESGNDYERSKLEAEMLVRGSDQFESLTVFRPAIIIGDSKTGFTNTFHGFYAALQLGHTLMQMQSRDETGLLYADSRFTLNGDESKNLIPVDWVSAAMSHIITHPKHHGKTYHLTPLHPVQSRLVHDVLQTACKFYGSRFAGAGVELTDPNEGERLFYDHIRVYNSYWRDDPVFDSSNTQEAAPHLPCPHVDRDLLLHLSQVAIDMNFSWNDRTPHRFGVK, from the coding sequence ATGGGATACCATCTGATCACAGGTGCCACCGGCTTACTGGGAAGATACTTAATTCGAGATTTGTCCATGGCGGGAGTCCCGCTGGCGGTGCTGGTGCGACCTACCCGACGGATGACAGCAGAGCAGCGGATCGACATGATCATGGGCTTCTGGGATGATCAGCTGGGCCGTGAACTGCCACGACCTGTCGTGCTGGAAGGCAACATTAACGAAGAGAATCTGGGTTTGAGCGAAGAGAATCTGAAGTGGGCCACTGAGAATGTGGATCGCATGATTCATTCGGCTGCCAGTCTGTCGTTTTACAGTACCAGCCACGAAAGCGAGCCCTGGCGCTCCAACGTGGGTGGTGTAAAAAATGTGCTGGAGTTCTGTAAAACCGCGGATATCAAAAAATTCGATCATGTTTCAACCGCGTATGTCTGCGGTTTACGAACCGGTCGGATCATGGAATCCGACGTCGATGTGGGACAGGAATCAGGAAACGACTACGAACGGAGCAAGCTCGAAGCAGAAATGCTGGTTCGCGGTTCCGATCAGTTTGAATCGCTGACCGTCTTCCGTCCTGCGATCATTATTGGCGATTCCAAAACCGGATTCACGAACACTTTCCACGGGTTCTATGCCGCTCTGCAGTTGGGACACACTCTGATGCAGATGCAGTCCCGGGATGAAACGGGCCTGCTGTATGCCGACTCCCGGTTCACGCTGAACGGGGATGAATCCAAGAACCTGATTCCCGTGGACTGGGTTTCCGCAGCGATGTCACACATCATCACCCATCCCAAGCATCATGGCAAAACGTACCATCTGACGCCACTGCATCCGGTTCAGTCCCGCCTGGTGCACGATGTACTGCAGACGGCCTGTAAGTTCTATGGTTCCCGGTTTGCGGGGGCTGGTGTGGAACTGACTGACCCCAACGAAGGGGAGCGGTTATTCTACGATCACATCCGGGTGTACAACTCTTACTGGCGCGATGACCCGGTCTTCGACAGTTCCAACACACAAGAGGCGGCACCGCATCTGCCTTGTCCGCACGTGGATCGCGATCTGCTGCTGCATCTTTCGCAGGTGGCGATTGATATGAACTTCAGCTGGAACGATCGTACGCCCCACCGGTTCGGCGTTAAGTAG
- the nusB gene encoding transcription antitermination factor NusB, giving the protein MSLRKQARQLVVQMLYQIDLNSDITAEEIRAMIDEHGRSKTVRAFAWELFTGVMEFKQQIDAEIVHVAENWSLKRMAVTDRNILRLGTYELLHTDTPSAVIIDEAVELAREFGSAQSSQFVNGILDKLVPGRHDENRAAPPLPTEPAPQPPVEEDPEEEDPPLKPGSPWAT; this is encoded by the coding sequence ATGTCTCTCCGAAAACAGGCACGACAGCTGGTCGTGCAAATGCTTTACCAGATCGACCTCAACTCTGACATCACTGCGGAAGAGATTCGCGCAATGATCGATGAGCATGGTCGCAGCAAAACAGTTCGCGCTTTCGCCTGGGAACTGTTTACCGGAGTGATGGAGTTCAAACAGCAGATCGATGCGGAAATTGTCCACGTCGCAGAGAACTGGTCCCTGAAACGGATGGCGGTCACCGATCGCAATATCCTGAGACTGGGAACCTACGAGCTGCTGCATACCGACACGCCGTCCGCGGTCATTATCGACGAAGCCGTCGAACTGGCTCGTGAATTCGGCAGTGCTCAGTCATCCCAGTTCGTTAACGGGATCCTGGATAAGCTCGTCCCCGGACGACACGACGAAAATCGTGCCGCCCCTCCTCTGCCAACTGAGCCTGCTCCTCAACCACCGGTGGAAGAGGATCCCGAAGAAGAAGATCCTCCATTGAAGCCGGGCAGCCCCTGGGCTACTTAA
- the ribH gene encoding 6,7-dimethyl-8-ribityllumazine synthase: MNHKLIEGNLLARDANYAIVVSRWNELITRRLLDGALETFRRHGGSEEKISVYWVPGSFELPLVADKLAKSGRFQAVCCLGAVIQGSTMHHDYINHQVAAGIMRSSQESGIPVLFGVLTCETMEQAMDRAGGKVGNKGSEAALAAIEMVNLLDSIDQDQPSA, translated from the coding sequence ATGAACCACAAACTGATTGAAGGCAACCTGCTGGCCCGCGATGCGAACTATGCAATTGTTGTATCCCGCTGGAATGAACTGATTACCCGCCGTCTGCTGGATGGCGCACTGGAGACATTCCGTCGTCACGGTGGTTCCGAAGAGAAAATTTCTGTCTACTGGGTGCCTGGTTCCTTCGAGCTGCCGCTCGTCGCTGATAAACTGGCCAAGAGTGGACGCTTTCAGGCAGTCTGCTGCCTCGGTGCCGTCATTCAGGGCAGCACCATGCACCACGATTACATCAATCATCAGGTGGCTGCAGGCATCATGCGCAGCAGCCAGGAGAGCGGGATTCCCGTTCTGTTTGGTGTTTTAACCTGTGAAACAATGGAACAGGCCATGGACCGGGCCGGTGGAAAAGTCGGCAATAAAGGGAGTGAAGCCGCTCTGGCTGCTATTGAGATGGTCAATCTGTTAGACTCGATTGATCAGGATCAGCCATCCGCCTGA
- the rho gene encoding transcription termination factor Rho, which produces MAKSIKLQTSENDGLVASENIDGLDSNGKAGKTATRDQRADAISKAADERYEKIKQSEIHIADLQRLTMKELMQLAKEENLTEYTGLKKQDLIFKILKERTKVNGLMFGEGTLEILPDGFGFLRSPDYHYLPCPDDIYVSPSQIRRFGLRTGAIVAGQIRPPKENERYFALLRVEAVNGCDPEILTTKVFFDDLTPLHPKERLRLSSPAGNLSTRIVDLVAPVGMGQRGLIVSPPRAGKTVMLQEMAKCVLASHPSAYVFILLIDERPEEVTDMERQVGGDRCEVVSSTFDEPPSRHIQVSEMVIEKAKRMVEYGEDVVIFLDSITRLARAWNTEVPHSGKILSGGVDANALQHPKRFFGAARNVEEGGSLTIVATALVDTGSRMDEVIFEEFKGTGNTELHLDRRMVEKRIWPAIDVNKSGTRREELLMDEEELRRVWILRRVLNDMNPVDAMELLTNRMRRSKTNEEFLLSMNLG; this is translated from the coding sequence ATGGCCAAATCCATAAAACTTCAGACATCTGAAAATGACGGGCTTGTGGCTTCAGAAAATATAGACGGGTTAGACTCGAACGGTAAAGCGGGCAAAACCGCGACGCGAGATCAGCGCGCGGATGCCATCTCCAAAGCCGCTGATGAACGCTACGAAAAAATCAAGCAGAGCGAAATCCATATCGCTGATCTGCAGCGGCTGACCATGAAAGAACTCATGCAGCTTGCCAAGGAAGAAAACCTCACCGAATACACCGGGCTCAAAAAACAGGACCTGATCTTTAAGATCCTGAAAGAACGGACCAAGGTTAACGGCCTCATGTTCGGCGAAGGAACTCTCGAGATCCTGCCGGATGGCTTCGGCTTCCTCCGCAGCCCCGATTACCACTACCTCCCCTGCCCGGACGACATTTACGTCTCGCCCAGCCAGATCCGACGCTTCGGATTACGCACCGGTGCGATCGTGGCGGGCCAGATTCGTCCGCCCAAAGAAAACGAACGTTACTTCGCACTGCTGCGAGTCGAAGCGGTCAACGGTTGTGATCCCGAAATCCTCACGACCAAAGTCTTCTTCGATGACCTGACCCCGCTGCACCCGAAGGAACGGCTCCGCCTCTCTTCACCGGCCGGCAACCTGAGCACGCGCATTGTCGATCTCGTGGCCCCCGTCGGTATGGGACAGCGTGGTCTGATCGTATCGCCTCCACGTGCCGGTAAAACGGTCATGCTGCAGGAAATGGCCAAGTGCGTTCTCGCCAGCCATCCCAGCGCGTACGTATTCATCCTGCTGATTGACGAGCGGCCGGAAGAGGTCACCGACATGGAACGACAGGTCGGCGGCGACCGCTGCGAAGTCGTCTCCAGTACATTCGACGAGCCACCGAGCCGACACATTCAGGTTTCGGAAATGGTCATTGAAAAAGCCAAACGCATGGTGGAATACGGTGAAGACGTTGTCATCTTCCTGGATTCCATTACCCGCCTGGCCCGTGCCTGGAACACCGAAGTCCCGCACTCTGGTAAGATCCTCTCCGGTGGTGTAGACGCAAACGCGCTGCAGCACCCCAAACGGTTCTTTGGTGCTGCCCGTAACGTGGAAGAAGGGGGCAGCCTGACAATCGTTGCAACCGCCCTCGTCGATACCGGCAGCCGCATGGATGAAGTGATCTTCGAAGAATTCAAAGGGACCGGTAACACCGAACTGCACCTCGACCGTAGAATGGTCGAAAAGCGTATCTGGCCCGCCATCGATGTCAACAAGTCGGGTACCCGACGCGAAGAACTGCTGATGGACGAAGAAGAACTCCGTCGCGTCTGGATCCTCAGACGGGTTCTCAACGATATGAATCCGGTTGATGCGATGGAACTGTTGACCAACCGGATGCGACGTTCTAAAACGAACGAAGAATTTCTGCTGAGCATGAACCTGGGATAA
- the coaE gene encoding dephospho-CoA kinase (Dephospho-CoA kinase (CoaE) performs the final step in coenzyme A biosynthesis.), which produces MSCHKAIPTIALIGGIGSGKSAVAKTVNSFRPIRVIDADKIGHEVLDFPEVQQKIRARFGSVVFNEQGIIMRKELARLVFGESKQYQEALDALEKIVHPEIHRRLEQEIVAARSAGQVDAILVDAAVILEAGWQKLCDHIVFIECPFEQRLLRVTENRGWSAAELTKRENQQLPLSEKRKLATSVIHNDQDLESAGLQLSRFIDSILPTEKETI; this is translated from the coding sequence GTGTCTTGTCATAAAGCCATCCCTACGATTGCTCTGATTGGAGGAATCGGATCAGGTAAAAGTGCAGTAGCCAAAACAGTAAATTCATTTCGACCGATCAGAGTCATCGATGCCGACAAGATCGGACACGAAGTACTTGATTTCCCCGAAGTTCAACAGAAAATACGAGCCCGTTTCGGGTCTGTGGTGTTCAATGAACAGGGGATAATAATGCGTAAAGAACTCGCCAGACTCGTTTTTGGAGAATCAAAACAATATCAGGAAGCATTAGACGCACTTGAAAAGATCGTCCATCCCGAGATTCATCGGAGGTTGGAACAGGAAATTGTGGCAGCCCGGTCCGCAGGACAGGTTGATGCCATCCTGGTAGACGCCGCCGTGATTCTGGAAGCGGGATGGCAAAAGCTGTGTGATCACATCGTTTTTATTGAGTGTCCCTTTGAGCAACGCCTACTCAGAGTGACTGAGAATCGAGGGTGGTCAGCAGCAGAATTAACCAAACGGGAGAATCAACAGTTGCCTCTCTCAGAAAAGCGTAAACTGGCAACCAGCGTGATTCACAATGATCAGGACCTGGAATCAGCAGGTCTTCAATTATCCAGATTCATCGATTCAATACTGCCAACAGAAAAAGAGACAATTTAA